From Candidatus Binatia bacterium:
CCGGTTTACTACTTGTCGAGCGCGAGCCTCATGCAATTTACCCAGGCAAAGAAACGGGCCGGGGCCGAAAGGGCCCTGGTGATGGGCAATCCGAGCTTGGGCGACGAGGCGTACAACCTTCGGTTCGCCGAGCGGGAGGCCAAGGAGGTGGCCGCGGTTTATCCCCAGAGCGCGGTCTTTTTGCGCGCCGATGCGAGCAAGCCGCGGGCGATGTCGCTCAGTCCCAAGTACGACATGCTGCACTTCGCCGTACACGCCGAGTTCAACGAGGAGGACCCGATGAGCTCGGCGCTTTTGCTCGCGGTGGAGGGAAAGGAAGATGGCCGGCTCAAAGTCGAAGAGATTTTTTCTCTCGATCTCAAAACGAGCATGGTGGTTCTTTCCGCCTGCGAGACGGGGCTGGGAAAGCTCAGCAGCGGAGACGAGCTGGTCGGCCTCACGCGCGCCTTCATCTACGCCGGGACGCCGTCGATCGTGACGACGCTGTGGAAAGTGAACGATCGCGCGAGCTACGAGTTGATGCGGGAGTTTTACTCGCAGTTGAAGAGCGCGAATAAATCCGAGGCGCTCCGGCAGGCGCAGTTGAAGACGATGAAAGAGTTCCCCGAGCCGTTTTACTGGGCGGCGTATCAATTGACCGGAGAACCGTAAGCCCTATTCCGAGAACGGCTTGATTTGACTTGCCAACACCCGTTTGTTAGGTGTGAAGCTGATGCTAGGGGTGTCCGCCGGAGGCGGACTGAGAGTCTGCCTCAGGCAGACAACCCTCAGAACCTGATCCGGATAGTGCCGGCGTAGGGAAGCGTGAGAGTCACGGTCCCTGATTTATTTTAGGGACGAACTTAAGCCGTATTCCCTGGCCACCCACGTGGTCGAGTCGAGTACGGTTTTTTTATTTGCATGACTGTCCAGATCAACGGCGAGAAGAAAGAATTTAAAGAAGGGCTCAGCGTAACGAATCTCCTTGAAGAGTTGGGCATCCGTCCCGGTAGAGTCGTCGTCGAGCTTAACCGCGACGTTGTCGCGCGCGACGCGCACGGCGCGACGGTCCTTAAGGACGGCGACAGCGTCGAGATCGTCCACTTCGTCGGCGGCGGATAGATTCAAGAGGTAAAAACATGAACGACACATTCAAGCTGGGCGGCAAGACTTTTCGGTCGAGGCTCATCGTCGGCACGGGAAAATACAAAGATTTTCACGAGACGCGAAAGGCGATCGAAGCTTCGGGCGCGGAGATCGTGACCGTGGCCGTGCGCCGCGTCAACATCACCGATCCCAGCAAGGAAAACCTGCTCGACTTTCTCGACCCGAAAAAATACACGATCCTGCCCAATACGGCGGGCTGCTACACCGCCGACGACGCCGTGCGCACCTGCCGGCTGGC
This genomic window contains:
- a CDS encoding CHAT domain-containing protein; its protein translation is NKEQASLMNVEPLTLKQTQELLAPGVTMLEYFVTQQAVLLWVVEKERLQFVSIRLARKDLVSRVAAFRESVLKLGEGDKFRGASRDLYRLLIQPALRHVRGKEFLIVPHDVLHYLPFQALLSPQEKYLVQDYPVYYLSSASLMQFTQAKKRAGAERALVMGNPSLGDEAYNLRFAEREAKEVAAVYPQSAVFLRADASKPRAMSLSPKYDMLHFAVHAEFNEEDPMSSALLLAVEGKEDGRLKVEEIFSLDLKTSMVVLSACETGLGKLSSGDELVGLTRAFIYAGTPSIVTTLWKVNDRASYELMREFYSQLKSANKSEALRQAQLKTMKEFPEPFYWAAYQLTGEP
- the thiS gene encoding sulfur carrier protein ThiS codes for the protein MTVQINGEKKEFKEGLSVTNLLEELGIRPGRVVVELNRDVVARDAHGATVLKDGDSVEIVHFVGGG